A segment of the Actinomyces sp. oral taxon 171 str. F0337 genome:
CACACACCATCACCCACAACCGATGAGAGGCTTCATGAAGACCATCGAGTCCCTGGGCGACCTCAAGGGCAAGCGAGTCCTGGTCCGCTCCGACTTCAACGTGCCGCTGGACGCCGACAAGAACATCACCGACGACGGCCGCATCCAGGCCGCTCTGCCCACCCTGCGCACCCTGCTCGACGCCGGCGCCAAGGTGATCATCACCGCCCACCTGGGACGTCCCAAGGGGCAGGTCAACCCCGACTACTCCCTGGCTCCTGTCGCCAATCGCCTTGCCGAGGTCACCGGCGTCAAGGTGACCCTCGCTGAAGACACCGTGGGCGAGTCCGCCAAGGCCGCCGTCGCCGCTGCCGGTGACGGCGATATCGTCCTGCTGGAGAACGTACGCTTCAACGCCGCTGAGACCTCTAAGGACGACGCCGAACGCGAGGCCTTCGCCTCCGAGCTCGCCGCTCTGGCCGACGTCTTCGTCTCCGACGGCTTCGGCGTCGTGCACCGCAAGCAGGCCTCCGTCTACGACGTCGCCAAGCTGCTGCCCTCCGCTGCCGGCCTGCTCGTCGTCAAGGAGATCGAGTCCCTGGGACGCGCCGTCAACGACCCTGAGCGCCCTTACGCCGTGGTGCTCGGTGGCTCCAAGGTCTCCGACAAGCTCGGCGTCATCTCCAACCTGCTGGGCAAGGCCGATCGTCTCCTCATCGGCGGCGGCATGGCCTACACCTTCCTGGCCGCCCAGGGCTATGAGGTGGGCACCTCCCTGCTGGAGAAGGACCAGATCGACACTGTCAAGGGCTACCTGGAGACCGCCAAGGCCAATGGCGTCGAGCTGCTGCTGCCCGTCGACACCGTCGTGGCCCCCGCCTTCGCTGCGGACGCCCCGGCCACAGTGGTGCCCGCCGACGGGCTGCCCGCCGACCAGATGGGTCTGGACATCGGACCCGAGACGCGACAGCTGTTCGCCGACGCCATCGCCACCTCCAAGACCGTGGTGTGGAACGGCCCCATGGGCGTCTTCGAGTTCCCGGCCTTCGCCGAGGGCACCAAGGCAGTGGCCAAGGCGATCTCCGAGTCCGACGCCTTCTCCGTCATCGGCGGTGGCGACTCCGCCGCCGCCGTGCGCACGCTCGGCTTCGATGAGGCAACGTTCTCCCACATCTCCACCGGCGGCGGCGCCTCCCTCGAGCTTCTCGAAGGCAAGACCCTGCCCGGTATCGCAGTGCTCAACGACTGAAGGAAGGCAACCCAGATGAGTAACCGCACCCCGCTCATGGCGGGCAACTGGAAGATGAACCTCGACCACCTCGAGGCCAACCACCTCGTCCAGGGCCTGGCCATGGAGCTCAAGGACCGCGACCACGACTACTCCAAGTGCGAGGTCCTCGTGATCCCGCCCTTCACGGCCATCCGCACCGTGCAGACCATCGTCGAGGCCGACTCTCTGAGCATCAAGTACGGCGCTCAGGACGTCTCCATCCACGACAACGGCGCCTACACCGGTGAGATCTCCACCGAGATGCTCACCAAGCTCGGCGTCAGCTACGTGGTCATGGGCCACTCCGAGCGTCGTGAGTACCACGGCGAGTCCGACGCCCTTGTAGGCGCCAAGGCCCGCAAGGTGCTCGACGCCGGCATGACCCCCATCCTGTGCTGCGGCGAGGCCCTCGAGATCCGCAAGGCGGGTACCCACGTCGACTTCGTCCTGGGGCAGATCCGCGCCGCCCTCGAGGGATGGAGCGGGGAGGACGTCGCCAAGATCGTCATCGCCTACGAGCCCATCTGGGCCATCGGCACCGGCGAGACCGCCACCGCCGAGGACGCCCAGGAGGTGTGCGGAGCGATCCGCGAGGCCCTGCGCGCCGACTACGGTGACGCCACCGCGGACGCCACCCGTATCCTCTACGGCGGTTCCGCCAAGCCCGACAACATCAAGGAGCTCATGGCCCAGCCCGACGTCGACGGCGCGCTCGTCGGCGGAGCCTCCCTCAAGGCGGATTCCTTCGCCGCCATGGCGGGCTTCTACGCCTGAGCGACCCTGACCGCCACGGGGAGACGAGCAACCACTTTCCCTTAGCGTCCTACCGCTCGTTGCCGGGTCCTGGACACCTCACACCGCGAGGTGTCCAGGACCCGGTGCGTTGCAGGTAGACTGCCAGGCGGACAGGTGGGGGCGCGGACCCTGTCGGGAGTCGCGCCGGACCCAGCCGGAGCGAGAGGCCCCCGCAGCAAGACGGAACCAACAACGAAGGGAACGTGACGTGAACATAGTGCGTATCGTCCTTCAGGTGCTGCTCGTCCTCTCGAGCTTCTTCCTCATCATGTCGATCCTCCTTCACAAGGGCAAGGGCGGCGGTCTGTCGGACATGTTCGGTGGCGGTATCTCCTCGTCGGCCGGTTCCTCCGGCGTGGCCGAGCGCAACCTTGACCGCATCACGGTGGCGGTGGCCGTCATCTGGACGATCACGATCGTCGGGCTCGGCCTGGTCGCCAAGCTCGGCTGAGCGTCGGCGGACTCCGACGAGCACTGCGCACACGACGGATCCAGCCATCGACACCACCCCCGATCCGCGTGGCGACGTCCTGGACCGGGGGCTACGCGGCTACCTCGCCCACCTGCGTGTCGAGCGCGGGCTGAGCCCCCACACCCTGAGTGCCTACGAGCGCGACCTCAGCCGCTACCTGCGTTACCTGAGAAGCGCCGGCATCTCAGCCCCGCAGGAGGTCAACCGCAACGACGTGGCCGGCTTCCTCGAGGTCCTGCGCACCGGATCCGACGGTGCCCGCCCACTGGCGTCGTCGTCGGCATCCAGAACCGTCACGGCAGTGCGCGGCTGGCACAAGTTCCTCATGGCCGAGGGCACCACCTCCGAGGACCCCTCGGCCACCGTGCGTCCTCCCCAGCCCGGAAGACGCCTGCCCAAGGCCTTAGGGATTGACGAGGTCCGCCTCCTGCTGGAGGCCGCCGGCGTCGACGACTCCCCGGTGAGCCTGCGCGATCGGGCCCTGCTCGAGGTCCTCTATGCCACCGGCGCCCGCATCTCCGAGGCAGTGGGGCTCGTCATCGACGACCTCGACACCGACTCCCGGCTGCTGCGGCTGTTCGGCAAAGGACGCAAGGAGCGTGTGGTCCCCATGGGGACCTACGCCTGGGAGGCGCTGGACGCCTACCTGGTGCGAGGTCGGCCGGTCCTGGCCGAGAAGGGCAGGGGAGTGCCGCAGGTCTTCCTCAACACCCTGGGCAGGCCCCTGAGCCGACAGAGCGCCTGGGCCGTCCTGCAGCAGGCCGCTGAACGGGCCGGGCTCATCGGGGTGGACTCCGCTGATCGGCGACGCATCTCCCCCCACACCCTGCGCCACTCCTTCGCCACGCATCTGCTGGCAGGAGGGGCCGACGTCCGGGTTGTCCAGGAGATGCTCGGACACGCCTCGGTCACCACCACCCAGATCTACACGAAGGTCACCGTCGACCATCTGCGGGAGGTCTACGCCACCAGTCACCCGCGGGCTCTGGCCTGATCGCCGAGCTCATCTTCGGAGGCCGTGCTCCCGGTTCTCGGTGTGGGAAGTCTGGGTGCGCACCGGGGCGTGTCTGAAAGCAGGGGCCTGCCAGGGCGGTTCTCTGGCGTGTCCCGTCTGAACTGGGCGATGTCGGTCGGCTTTCGACTAGGCTGGGTGATGTGAATGACTCCATCCAGCCAGGCCTGATCGACAACCCCGGCACCGACGAGAGCGAGGAGAAGGACTTCCCCGTTCCCGCGCCGCTGGAGTCGCACGGACCCGCTCGGGTCATCTCCATGTGCAACCAGAAGGGCGGCGTCGGAAAGACCACGACGACGATCAACCTTGGTGCGGCGATGGCCGAGCTGGGACGCAAGGTCCTCATCGTCGACTTCGACCCCCAGGGAGCGGCTTCGGCCGGCCTGGGCATCAACGCGCACGAGCTCGACTCCACCATCTACGACCTGCTCGTCGCCAGTCGTCCGGACATTCGCGCGGTCATCCATGAGACCACGGTGGAGGGACTGGACATCGTCCCCGCCAATATCGACCTGTCCGCCGCCGAGGTCCAGCTCGTCAACGAGGTCGCCCGCGAGCAGGCCCTCAAGCGGGTGCTGCGTCCAGTGCTCGACGAGTACGACGTGATCCTCGTGGACTGCCAGCCCTCGCTCGGGCTGCTGACCATCAACGCCCTGACCGCCTCCCACGGCGTCATCATCCCGCTGGAGACCGAGTTCTTCGCCCTGCGCGGGGTGGCGCTCCTGGTGGAGACCGTCGAGCGGGTCAAGGACCGTCTCAACGCCACTCTGGAGATCGACGGCATTCTCGCCACCATGGTGGACTCCCGCACCCTGCACTCAAGGGAGGTGCTCGAGCGCCTGGAGCAGGCCTTCGGTGAGCAGCTCTTCGACACTCGCATCCGGCGCACGATCAAGTTCCCGGACGCCTCCGTGGCCAATGAGCCGATCACCAGCTACGCGCCCTCCCACCCCGGTGCGGATGCCTACCGCCGGCTGGCCCGCGAGGTCATCGCCCGCGGCGATGTCGCCTGAGCCGGAGGAGCAGGGGCCGCCCCGGTTGCCCGGATTCAGTGTCACGCTGCCCCAGTTCGAGGGTCCCTTCGACCTGCTTCTGAGCCTCATCGCCCGCAAACGGCTCGACGTCACCGAGCTGGCGCTGGCCGAGGTGACCGACGACTTCATCGCCCATATGCGCTCGGACTGGGACCTGGGGCGCGCATCGGAGTTCATCGTCGTGGCCTCCACCCTCCTGGCTCTCAAGGCACACCGTCTTCTGCCTCATGACGAGGATGAGGAGGAGCCCGACCTCGAGCTGCTCGAGGCCCGTGACCTGCTCTTCGCCCGGCTCCTGCAGTACCGGGCCTTCAAGGAGGCCGCAGCGGCTTTTCGCCACCGGGCGGAGACCTCCGCACGCAGCCACCCCCGCATCGTCGCCCTGGAACCGCATCTGGTGGCGTTGCTGCCCAGGCTCGTGGCCACCATCACTCCAGAGGAACTAACGCGGCTGGCGGTCGGAGCCTTCACCCGTCCCACGGATCCGGGTGTCCAGACCGTCCACCTTCACGAGCGGGTACCGGTCGGGGAACAGCTGAACCTCATCGCCCTCAGGCTGCGCCGTCACGGAACCCTGACCTTCGCCCAGATCATTGAGGACGCCGAGCGTACCGCCGTCGTGGTGGCTCGGTTCCTGGCTCTGCTCATTCTCCACCGGCAGGGCAGCGCTGAGCTGGACCAGCCCGAGGCCATGGGCGAGATCACCGTGACCTGGTGCGGCGGCCAGGACGATCTGACCGGCATGATGACCTCCAAGAACCTCACTGAGCTCGAGGAGGAATTCGCATGAGCGAGGCCGCAGAGCCTCAGCTGCGCAGCGCCGCTGAGGCCATCCTCATTGTCGCCGACGAACCGGTGACCACCACTGCGATCGCCGAGGCCCTCGGCGTTGAGGAGAGCGTCTGCGAGGAGCTGCTCGAGGGCCTGGCTGCCGAGTACCGGGGAGAGGCACCCGGCAGCCGGCCTCACGGATTCCTTCTACGACGTGCGGCGGGCGGGTGGCGCTTCGCCTCCGTGCCCGAGCACGCCGACCTCGTCGAGCAGTTCATCATCGGTGGCGCCACCGCACGGCTGAGCCAGGCCGCTCTGGAGACCCTGGCCGTCGTCGCCTACAGGCAGCCGGTCACCCGGGGGCGCGTCGCGGAGATCCGTGGTGTCAATGTCGACGGTGTCATGCGCACCCTGCACGCCCGCAGCCTCATCGAGGAGGCCGGCGCCGAGACCTCCGGTGCGATCCTGTACCGGACCACGGGAGAGTTCCTGGAGTACCTGGGAATCGACTCCCTCGACGAGCTACCACCCTTGGCTCCCTACCTTCCCCGTGTTGAGGCACTGGGGGAGATCGTCGAGCAGGCCGATGAGATGGCCGGTAGGAGGACCCCATGACCCCGAGGAACCGCCATGCCCGAACCGAGTCCGTACCCCACAGCGACTTCGGGGCGCAGGAGTTCTACGACGAGGACGACCTCGAGGAGCTGGACGAGAAGACCGACGCCGGCGACCTGGCCGCCTTCGACGCCGAGGCCATCGACGAGGACGAGGAGTCCCATCTGCTCGCCATGCGTGAGCGCGCCACCAAGGGCGGCCGGGACGACCCACACGTCGCCTCCGGACAGCGGCTGCAGAAGGTCCTCGCCCACGCAGGGGTCGCCTCGCGCCGCGCCTGCGAGCAGCTCATCGCCGATGGCCGCGTCAGCGTCGACGGCATCACTGTCACCGAGGCGGGCGTCAGAGTGGACCCGCTGACACAGGAGATCCGCCTCGACGGCAGCCGGATCCTCACCAACCCCGAGCTCATCACCCTCATGCTCCACAAGCCGGCCGGGGTCGTCACCACCATGGATGACCCCGAGGGCCGTCCGACCGTGGCCCAGTACGGACGCGACTACCTGGCCGAGCACCCCGAGCTGCCCGACTCACTGCGCTTGGTGCACGTCGGCCGCCTCGACACCGAGACCGAGGGACTGCTCCTGCTGTCCAACGACGGCGAGCTCTCCCACAGGCTCATGCACCCCAGCTTCGAGATCGCCAAGACCTATGTCGCCATCGTCGAGGGGCAGGTCGAGCCCTGGGTCCCGCGCAAGCTGCGGCGCGGCATCGAGCTGGAGGACGGTGAGGCCAAGGCGGACCGGGTCACCGTCAAGGACTCCGGGCCACGCGGCTCCATCGTCGAGATCACCCTCCACTCCGGCAAGAACCGCATCGTGCGACGCATGCTGGACGCCGTCGGCCACCCGGTGACGCGTCTGGCGCGCACCAGGCTGGGACCTCTGCGGCTGGGTAACCTGCGCCCCGGTGAGACCCGCCCCCTCAGCGGCGAGGAGATCGCCGCGCTGCAGCAGGAGGTCGGTCTGTGAGCACGCCCGAGCCGCCGACGTCGGTGTCCACGCGTGGACCGGTGCTCATCGTTGGTACAGGACTGCTGGGAACCTCGCTCGCCCTGGCGCTGCGGGCGGCGGGTGTCGAGGTCCAGCTCTCCGACACCTCACCCACGTCCCTGGCCCTGGCCCGCGACATGGGTGCGGGAACGCTCCACGGGAAGGACAGCCCCGAGCCGCGGGTCATCGTCGTGGCCACGCCCCCCGACGTGACCGCCGACGTCGTCGTCGCGCAGCTGAGTGCCCACCCGAGTGCGGTGGTCACTGACGTCGCCTCGGTCAAGGAACGGGTCGTCAATGAGGTCCGTGACCGGGCGAGAGCCGAGGCGCGCAGGTACGTCGGCTCCCACCCGATGGCGGGTCGGGAGTGCTCGGGCGCCGGCGCCGCCGACTCCGACCTCTTCGCCGGGCGTCCCTGGGTGGTCGTCGGTCAGGACTCGGATCCGCAGGCGGAGCTGGTCGTCAGGAACCTGGCGGTCGATGTGGGCGCCAGCCCGGTGCGCATGGGTGCGGCGGAGCACGACGCCGCCGTCGCCGCCGTCTCCCACATGCCCCAGCTCGTCTCCTCATTGGTGGCCGCTCGCCTGGAGGGGCTGGGGGAGGGGACTCTGGCCCTGTCGGGGCAAGGTCTTCGTGACGTCACCCGGATCGCGGCCTCGGACCCCAGGCTGTGGTCGGCCATCATCGTGGGTAATGCCGGGCCCGTGGTCGACCTGCTGCGCCGGATCAGTGATGACCTGGGTGCACTGATCACGGGGATCGAAGCGGCCACCTACGATCCGGACGGCCCGGAGTATGCAGGCCCGGGAGCGGCACGTGTCGTCGCTCCCGGGGCCGTCGGCGCGGTCACCGACATCATGACTCGGGGAAACGCCGGCCGGGCACGTATTCCCGGAAAGCACGGCGGGGCGCCGCGTCGCTACACCGAGGTCCAGGTCCTGGTGCCCGACGCCGCCGGCGAGCTGGGCCGGCTCTTCTCCGACGTCGGCGCCGCCGGCGTCAACATCGAGGACTTCTCCCTGGAGCACTCCGCCGGGCAGAGCGCCGGCATCGCCCTCATCTCCGTCCTTCCTGCGGTCGCCCGACGGCTGGAGGAGGCGCTGGACGCCCAGGGCTGGCGCGTCGTCGCGGTCTGAAACCGGTTCAATGTGCCGCGCAGGCCCGCCTGTGTCAGTACTCATGGGACCTGATCCGCAGTACCTCGCTGGAGTGTGGGACGCTTGGCCCAGTTCATGACCGGAAATCGGACCCTGATGGAGGGCACCATGGGAATCGTCGTAGCGATCGACGGACCAAGCGGATCGGGCAAGTCCACCGTGTCGCGGCGCGTCGCCGCCACGCTCGGACTGGCCTACCTGGACACCGGTGCCATGTACCGGGCCGCCGCCTGGTGGTGCGAGCGCGAGGGGATCGGCCTGGAGGACGAGGCCGCCGTCGCCGAGGCCGTCGCCGCGATGCCCCTGCACATGGGGCTGGATCCCGAGCACCCCACCTTCACCGTGGACGGCACGGACGTATCGACCGCGATCCGTGACCCGCACATCGCCACCGTCGTCTCGAAGGTCGCCACCAACCTCGAGGTGCGCGCCGAGCTGGCACGCCGCCAGCGCGAGATCATCCGCTTCGAGGCGACCGGGCACACCGGCTCCTTCTCCGAGGGCGCCGGCATCGTGGCCGAGGGACGGGACATCACCACCGTTATCGCGCCCGACGCCGACGCCCGTCTGCTGGTGACCGCCTCGGAGGAGGCCCGTCTGGCACGTCGCGCCGGGGACCTGGAGGCCGGCGGCAAGCAGGTCGACGCCACCGCCCTGCGTGACCAGGTGGTGCGTCGCGACCGCGATGACGCCACGGTCTCCCAGTTCCTCACCGCACCCGAGGGCGTCACCCTGGTGGACACCTCGGAGATGACCCTGGAGCAATCCGTCGAACGGGTCCTGGACCTGGTGGAGGAGGCCGCCGACGCCGCCGCCCAGCGGGACGCTGAGGAGGACCTGCGGGCCCAGGCCATGCGTGCGGGCCTGGCCGACTACGAGCTCGATGAGGAGGACCTCGCCCTCCTGGAGGCCGACGGGGGCCTGCCCACCGGTGACAGCGTCGAGCCCGGGCTGCCGGTCCTGGCTGTCGTCGGCCGGCCCAACGTGGGCAAGTCGACTCTGGTCAACCGGGTCCTGGGCCGCCGCGAGGCCGTTGTCCAGGACACCCCCGGTGTCACCCGCGACCGGGTCTCCTACCCGGCGGAATGGGCCGGGCGCCGCTTCACCATCGTCGACACCGGCGGCTGGGAGGTGGACGTGGCCGGCCTCGACGCAGCCGTGGCCACCCAGGCCGAGATCGCCGTCGAGATGGCCGACGCCGTCCTGCTCGTCGTCGACGCCCAGGTCGGCATCACCGAGACCGACGCCCGCGTGGTGCGGATGCTGCGTCGCAGCGGCAAGCCGGTGGTCCTGGCCGCCAACAAGGTCGACTCCCCGGCCCAGGAGGGGGACGCCGCCGCTCTGTGGAACCTGGGGCTGGGCGAACCCTTCCCGGTCTCGGCCCTGCACGGCCGGGGCAGCGGCGAGGTCCTCGACGCCGTCATGGAGATCCTCCCGGAGGTCTCCGCCGTGGCCGCTGCGGCGCCCGAGGGGGACCTGCACCGCATCGCCCTCGTGGGGCGGCCCAACGTCGGCAAGTCCTCGCTGCTGAACTCCATCGCGGGCAGGGAGCGCGTCGTCGTCAACGAGACCGCGGGCACCACCCGTGACCCGGTCGACGAGATCATCGAGCTCGACGGGCGCCAGTGGGTCTTCGTCGACACCGCCGGAATCCGCCGGCGCGTCAAGCAGTCACGGGGCGCCGACTACTACGCGGTGCTGCGCACGCAGGGCGCCATCGACAATGCCGAGGTCGCCGTCGTCCTCCTGGACGCCTCCGAGCCGATCAGTGAGCAGGACGTGCGCGTCGTCCAGCAGGCCGTCGATGCCGGCCGCGCCCTAGTCCTGGTCAACAACAAGTGGGACCTGGTGGACGAGGAGCGTCAGAAGATGCTCCTGTGGGAGGTCGAGCACGACCTGGCCCACGTCTCCTGGGCCCCCCACATCAACCTGGCCGCCCGGACCGGCTGGCACACCAACCGGCTCGTGCGCGCTCTCGACGCCGCCCTGGAGGGCTGGACCACGCGCGTCCCGACGGGCCGGCTCAACGGCTTCCTGGGGCAGCTACAGTCCGCCACCCCGCACCCGGTGCGCGGCGGCAAGCAGCCCCGCATCCTCTTCGCCACCCAGGTTCAGGTGGCCCCGCCCCGGATCGTCATCTTCACCACCGGATTCCTCGACGCCGGATACCGGCGCTTCATCGAGCGCCGCCTGCGCGAGGAGTTCGGCTTCACCGGCACCCCCATCCAGATCGGGGTGCGCGTACGCGAGAAGCGCCAGCGGCGCTGAGCCCCGGACGGACTCAGTCGCCGGAAGCGGCCTGCTCCTTGGCCCACTGGGCAACACGCGCCGCGCTCTCCTCCTCGGACAGGTCCTCGACCCGGGTCATGATCGACCACCGCACGCCGAAGGGATCGCGGATGGAGGCGAACCTGTCCCCGGACACGAAGGTGTTAGGCGATTCCAGCAAGGTCGCTCCGGCAGTGGTAGCCCGGTCAACGGTGGCATCGACATCCGGGCAGTACAGACCGATCGAGTAGCAGACCGGCTCGGCCGACGGAGTCGCAACCAGACCGGACAAGGTGGAGGGCTCACCGATCTGGAGCCTTCCGTGACCGAAGTCGAGCTCCGCGTGGACGATCGACCCCTCCATCTCCACACTGTCCACGATGCGCGCCCCGAAGACGTCACGGTAGAACCGAAGCGCCCGGTCGGCGCCGTCAATGGCCAGAAACGGTGTGATGCTGGTGAAGCCGTGCGGAGTCCCATCAGTCGTGTACTGTCCAGTGGCCCCGGAAACGTTGCGTGTAGTCATGCCAACGACTGTAGGAAAGATGGAGGCGCCTCCGCTTGAAGATCCGCGACAGTTCCGGAAAGGTGAGGAGCCGTGCCCGACACGACCGCTGATCAACGGGGAATCCTCGATCACCTTGCACGGCCCGATTACAAGCATCTCCTATCACGAGTTGGAAGGCCGAGG
Coding sequences within it:
- a CDS encoding segregation and condensation protein A, with the translated sequence MSPEPEEQGPPRLPGFSVTLPQFEGPFDLLLSLIARKRLDVTELALAEVTDDFIAHMRSDWDLGRASEFIVVASTLLALKAHRLLPHDEDEEEPDLELLEARDLLFARLLQYRAFKEAAAAFRHRAETSARSHPRIVALEPHLVALLPRLVATITPEELTRLAVGAFTRPTDPGVQTVHLHERVPVGEQLNLIALRLRRHGTLTFAQIIEDAERTAVVVARFLALLILHRQGSAELDQPEAMGEITVTWCGGQDDLTGMMTSKNLTELEEEFA
- the scpB gene encoding SMC-Scp complex subunit ScpB — protein: MSEAAEPQLRSAAEAILIVADEPVTTTAIAEALGVEESVCEELLEGLAAEYRGEAPGSRPHGFLLRRAAGGWRFASVPEHADLVEQFIIGGATARLSQAALETLAVVAYRQPVTRGRVAEIRGVNVDGVMRTLHARSLIEEAGAETSGAILYRTTGEFLEYLGIDSLDELPPLAPYLPRVEALGEIVEQADEMAGRRTP
- a CDS encoding ParA family protein, which encodes MNDSIQPGLIDNPGTDESEEKDFPVPAPLESHGPARVISMCNQKGGVGKTTTTINLGAAMAELGRKVLIVDFDPQGAASAGLGINAHELDSTIYDLLVASRPDIRAVIHETTVEGLDIVPANIDLSAAEVQLVNEVAREQALKRVLRPVLDEYDVILVDCQPSLGLLTINALTASHGVIIPLETEFFALRGVALLVETVERVKDRLNATLEIDGILATMVDSRTLHSREVLERLEQAFGEQLFDTRIRRTIKFPDASVANEPITSYAPSHPGADAYRRLAREVIARGDVA
- the secG gene encoding preprotein translocase subunit SecG, translated to MNIVRIVLQVLLVLSSFFLIMSILLHKGKGGGLSDMFGGGISSSAGSSGVAERNLDRITVAVAVIWTITIVGLGLVAKLG
- the der gene encoding bifunctional cytidylate kinase/GTPase Der gives rise to the protein MGIVVAIDGPSGSGKSTVSRRVAATLGLAYLDTGAMYRAAAWWCEREGIGLEDEAAVAEAVAAMPLHMGLDPEHPTFTVDGTDVSTAIRDPHIATVVSKVATNLEVRAELARRQREIIRFEATGHTGSFSEGAGIVAEGRDITTVIAPDADARLLVTASEEARLARRAGDLEAGGKQVDATALRDQVVRRDRDDATVSQFLTAPEGVTLVDTSEMTLEQSVERVLDLVEEAADAAAQRDAEEDLRAQAMRAGLADYELDEEDLALLEADGGLPTGDSVEPGLPVLAVVGRPNVGKSTLVNRVLGRREAVVQDTPGVTRDRVSYPAEWAGRRFTIVDTGGWEVDVAGLDAAVATQAEIAVEMADAVLLVVDAQVGITETDARVVRMLRRSGKPVVLAANKVDSPAQEGDAAALWNLGLGEPFPVSALHGRGSGEVLDAVMEILPEVSAVAAAAPEGDLHRIALVGRPNVGKSSLLNSIAGRERVVVNETAGTTRDPVDEIIELDGRQWVFVDTAGIRRRVKQSRGADYYAVLRTQGAIDNAEVAVVLLDASEPISEQDVRVVQQAVDAGRALVLVNNKWDLVDEERQKMLLWEVEHDLAHVSWAPHINLAARTGWHTNRLVRALDAALEGWTTRVPTGRLNGFLGQLQSATPHPVRGGKQPRILFATQVQVAPPRIVIFTTGFLDAGYRRFIERRLREEFGFTGTPIQIGVRVREKRQRR
- the xerD gene encoding site-specific tyrosine recombinase XerD; amino-acid sequence: MDRGLRGYLAHLRVERGLSPHTLSAYERDLSRYLRYLRSAGISAPQEVNRNDVAGFLEVLRTGSDGARPLASSSASRTVTAVRGWHKFLMAEGTTSEDPSATVRPPQPGRRLPKALGIDEVRLLLEAAGVDDSPVSLRDRALLEVLYATGARISEAVGLVIDDLDTDSRLLRLFGKGRKERVVPMGTYAWEALDAYLVRGRPVLAEKGRGVPQVFLNTLGRPLSRQSAWAVLQQAAERAGLIGVDSADRRRISPHTLRHSFATHLLAGGADVRVVQEMLGHASVTTTQIYTKVTVDHLREVYATSHPRALA
- a CDS encoding phosphoglycerate kinase, which produces MKTIESLGDLKGKRVLVRSDFNVPLDADKNITDDGRIQAALPTLRTLLDAGAKVIITAHLGRPKGQVNPDYSLAPVANRLAEVTGVKVTLAEDTVGESAKAAVAAAGDGDIVLLENVRFNAAETSKDDAEREAFASELAALADVFVSDGFGVVHRKQASVYDVAKLLPSAAGLLVVKEIESLGRAVNDPERPYAVVLGGSKVSDKLGVISNLLGKADRLLIGGGMAYTFLAAQGYEVGTSLLEKDQIDTVKGYLETAKANGVELLLPVDTVVAPAFAADAPATVVPADGLPADQMGLDIGPETRQLFADAIATSKTVVWNGPMGVFEFPAFAEGTKAVAKAISESDAFSVIGGGDSAAAVRTLGFDEATFSHISTGGGASLELLEGKTLPGIAVLND
- a CDS encoding pseudouridine synthase codes for the protein MTPRNRHARTESVPHSDFGAQEFYDEDDLEELDEKTDAGDLAAFDAEAIDEDEESHLLAMRERATKGGRDDPHVASGQRLQKVLAHAGVASRRACEQLIADGRVSVDGITVTEAGVRVDPLTQEIRLDGSRILTNPELITLMLHKPAGVVTTMDDPEGRPTVAQYGRDYLAEHPELPDSLRLVHVGRLDTETEGLLLLSNDGELSHRLMHPSFEIAKTYVAIVEGQVEPWVPRKLRRGIELEDGEAKADRVTVKDSGPRGSIVEITLHSGKNRIVRRMLDAVGHPVTRLARTRLGPLRLGNLRPGETRPLSGEEIAALQQEVGL
- the tpiA gene encoding triose-phosphate isomerase, which translates into the protein MSNRTPLMAGNWKMNLDHLEANHLVQGLAMELKDRDHDYSKCEVLVIPPFTAIRTVQTIVEADSLSIKYGAQDVSIHDNGAYTGEISTEMLTKLGVSYVVMGHSERREYHGESDALVGAKARKVLDAGMTPILCCGEALEIRKAGTHVDFVLGQIRAALEGWSGEDVAKIVIAYEPIWAIGTGETATAEDAQEVCGAIREALRADYGDATADATRILYGGSAKPDNIKELMAQPDVDGALVGGASLKADSFAAMAGFYA
- a CDS encoding VOC family protein codes for the protein MTTRNVSGATGQYTTDGTPHGFTSITPFLAIDGADRALRFYRDVFGARIVDSVEMEGSIVHAELDFGHGRLQIGEPSTLSGLVATPSAEPVCYSIGLYCPDVDATVDRATTAGATLLESPNTFVSGDRFASIRDPFGVRWSIMTRVEDLSEEESAARVAQWAKEQAASGD
- a CDS encoding prephenate dehydrogenase, whose product is MSTPEPPTSVSTRGPVLIVGTGLLGTSLALALRAAGVEVQLSDTSPTSLALARDMGAGTLHGKDSPEPRVIVVATPPDVTADVVVAQLSAHPSAVVTDVASVKERVVNEVRDRARAEARRYVGSHPMAGRECSGAGAADSDLFAGRPWVVVGQDSDPQAELVVRNLAVDVGASPVRMGAAEHDAAVAAVSHMPQLVSSLVAARLEGLGEGTLALSGQGLRDVTRIAASDPRLWSAIIVGNAGPVVDLLRRISDDLGALITGIEAATYDPDGPEYAGPGAARVVAPGAVGAVTDIMTRGNAGRARIPGKHGGAPRRYTEVQVLVPDAAGELGRLFSDVGAAGVNIEDFSLEHSAGQSAGIALISVLPAVARRLEEALDAQGWRVVAV